From the Primulina tabacum isolate GXHZ01 chromosome 15, ASM2559414v2, whole genome shotgun sequence genome, one window contains:
- the LOC142526409 gene encoding uncharacterized protein LOC142526409 isoform X4 — MDFSGFIPPFAVPPNLLQSLPPTEKVHQIIARTAMFASKHGGQSEIILRVKQGDNPTFGFLMPDHHLHSYFRFLVEHPELLHSEHNEKSQGETKDVHGEHHNTNGVGGALSLLGSAYGSGEEEDSDCNANTEYELSQDNSNSVNSLVSHGSKKVESNADVAKDVLISRNTTPSIKEKVFSVKKNSSISASKSGNLEGPKKNGKSGSFSATAEKTGSSSLGIPSKIEPIILEPPPELKGLIDKIVEFVTRNGRQFEATLIEQDTKHGRFPFLLPSNQYNSYYLKVLQSAQESKTSGRSSSGKDGLVGRGDRKTFVHKKNEFSSLDSDVGDIPLESDIKEKFKMVIGKPKKDVQESRSKGTEQECGVAIDAAAAAAILQAAIKGVNKSNLRISNAPLNAQSDINHSEGNWSTSPISLYSSQTENADRNGSHQVSTLAPKTTLRTCLEASRDQEAQLTEEQKVKAERLKRAKMFVAMLKTGAVPLKNQASRESSADPLEFGASKSANEINLTGKDGGGISAPTDVKRTATVENLERIYFGEEHSERLARRRYRARSGGCDNTDEEEDGDYGEKKRHNKGCSRSKYRSRSRRHEDGNAEEIDGKHSRRRCRSHSSYDENNDGARNEEDGDHACSKPKHHSRHSQNEDDGHVVTYKKVKDHKQSRKKHHSHHSSRKRRCSSKKRSDEENESDSDGRDHQHSQKKHRSQHSSGHGRDKHRHRNGHSSGDKKSRHYLKHDSSSDDEDHNHTSLDKNEKEINDERDELEEGEVCFKVSEGSSGIASGHVSRETSVGALISHERATSQPPGTTSEVPDDLRAKIRAMLMATRL, encoded by the exons ATGGATTTCTCTGGATTTATCCCCCCATTTGCCGTTCCACCGAACCTTCTCCAATCCTTG CCTCCAACAGAGAAGGTGCATCAGATAATAGCAAGAACTGCAATGTTTGCCAGCAAACATGGTGGCCAGTCAGAGATTATCCTGCGGGTGAAGCAGGGAGATAATCCGACATTTGGTTTCTTGATGCCTGACCATCATCTTCATTCTTACTTCAGATTTCTTGTCGAACACCCAGAGCTTTTGCATTCTGAACATAATGAAAAATCTCAAGGCGAGACGAAAGATGTTCATGGAGAACACCATAATACGAATGGTGTTGGGGGAGCTTTGTCCTTACTTGGTTCTGCATATGGGTCTGGGGAAGAAGAGGATAGTGACTGTAATGCAAATACTGAATATGAGCTGTCCCAGGATAATAGCAATTCTGTCAATAGTCTTGTTTCTCATGGTTCAAAGAAGGTGGAATCCAATGCAGACGTAGCAAAGGATGTGTTGATATCTAGAAATACAACTCCTTCCATTAAAGAGAAGGTTTTCTCAGTGAAGAAAAATTCATCGATCTCTGCATCCAAATCTGGAAATTTAGAAGGCCCAAAGAAGAATGGCAAATCTGGTTCATTTTCTGCTACAGCAGAGAAGACCGGGAGCTCTTCTTTGGGAATTCCTTCTAAGATTGAACCAATAATTTTAGAGCCTCCACCTGAATTGAAGGGCCTGATTGATAAGATTGTTGAATTTGTTACTAGAAATGGGAGACAATTTGAGGCAACTCTTATTGAGCAAGACACAAAGCACGGGAGATTCCCTTTTCTTCTTCCATCTAACCAGTACAATTCTTACTATTTAAAAGTGCTTCAAAGTGCTCAAGAG TCAAAGACAAGTGGTAGGAGTTCTTCTGGTAAGGATGGCCTAGTAGGTCGTGGAGACAGAAAAACCTTTGTACACAAGAAAAATGAATTCTCATCACTGGATTCTGATGTTGGTGACATTCCTCTGGAATCTGACATCAAAGAGAAGTTCAAAATGGTAATAGGCAAACCGAAGAAGGATGTGCAGGAGTCACGATCCAAGGGAACAGAACAAGAATGTGGTGTCGCTATTGATGCTGCAGCTGCAGCTGCTATTCTTCAGGCAGCGATTAAAGGTGTCAATAAGTCAAATTTGAGGATTTCTAACGCTCCCCTGAATGCTCAGAGTGATATCAATCACAGTGAGGGTAATTGGTCTACAAGTCCAATCAGTCTTTATTCCTCCCAAACTGAAAATGCTGATCGGAATGGAAGTCATCAAGTATCTACCCTTGCCCCCAAGACAACTTTGAGAACCTGTCTTGAAGCTTCACGTGACCAAGAGGCACAGTTGACTGAGGAGCAGaaggtgaaagctgagaggcTGAAGAGGGCTAAAATGTTTGTGGCCATGTTGAAAACTGGAGCAGTTCCATTGAAAAATCAAGCATCACGCGAATCATCAGCAGATCCTCTGGAGTTCGGAGCCTCTAAGTCTGCCAATGAGATCAACCTTACTGGCAAAGACGGAGGAGGTATCTCTGCTCCAACAGATGTTAAAAGGACTGCCACAGTTGAAAATCTTGAGAGAATATATTTTGGCGAGGAGCATAGCGAGAGACTGGCAAGAAGAAGGTATAGAGCCAGATCTGGAGGGTGTGACAATACCgatgaagaagaagatggtGATTATGGAGAAAAAAAGAGGCATAACAAGGGTTGCTCAAGATCAAAGTATAGGTCAAGATCTAGAAGACATGAGGATGGAAATGCTGAGGAAATTGATGGGAAGCACTCCAGGAGAAGGTGTCGGTCTCATTCCTCCTATGATGAAAACAATGATGGAGCAAGAAATGAAGAGGACGGGGACCATGCGTGCTCTAAACCGAAGCATCACTCTCGCCATTCACAGAATGAGGATGATGGGCATGTAGTCACATATAAAAAGGTAAAGGATCATAAACAGTCCAGGAAGAAGCATCACTCTCATCATTCCTCCAGAAAGCGACGATGTTCATCCAAGAAACGCTCAGATGAAGAAAATGAAAGTGATAGTGATGGAAGAGACCACCAACACTCTCAGAAAAAGCACCGTTCTCAGCACTCTTCAGGTCATGGTAGGGATAAGCATAGGCATCGAAATGGACATTCTTCTGGAGACAAAAAATCTCGGCACTACCTCAAGCATGATAGTTCTTCAGATGACGAGGATCATAATCATACTAGCTTGgataaaaatgaaaaagaaataAACGATGAAAGAGACGAGTTGGAAGAGGGTGAGGTCTGCTTTAAAGTATCAGAGGGATCTAGTGGAATTGCAAGTGGTCATGTCAGTCGAGAAACTTCTGTCGGTGCACTGATTTCCCATGAAAGGGCCACATCTCAACCCCCTGGAACCACTTCTGAGGTTCCAGATGATTTAAGGGCCAAAATTCGCGCAATGTTGATGGCAACTAGGTTGTGA